In one Misgurnus anguillicaudatus chromosome 1, ASM2758022v2, whole genome shotgun sequence genomic region, the following are encoded:
- the LOC129431921 gene encoding histone H1.5-like, which translates to MAETAPAPAAPPAKAPKKKTAAKAKKTGPSVSELVVKAVTASKERSGVSLAALKKALAAAGYDVEKNNSRVKIAIKGLVTKGTLVQTKGTGASGSFKLNKKQAETKKAAPKAKKPAAKKPAAAKKPKTAAAKKTAAKKSPKKAKKPAATAAKKVTKSPKKATKSPKKAKKPAAPKKAAKSPKKAKVAKPKTAKPKAAKPKKAAPKKK; encoded by the coding sequence ATGGCAGAAACCGCTCCAGCTCCAGCTGCTCCACCGGCCAAAGCGCCCAAGAAGAAAACTGCAGCCAAGGCGAAGAAAACGGGTCCGAGCGTGAGCGAGCTCGTCGTTAAAGCTGTGACAGCCTCCAAGGAGAGAAGCGGCGTGTCCCTCGCTGCCCTGAAGAAAGCGCTCGCTGCCGCCGGCTACGACGTGGAGAAGAACAACTCCCGCGTCAAGATCGCCATCAAGGGTCTGGTGACTAAAGGCACATTGGTTCAGACTAAAGGAACCGGCGCGTCCGGCTCATTCAAGCTGAACAAGAAGCAAGCAGAGACCAAGAAGGCCGCTCCTAAAGCAAAGAAGCCCGCAGCCAAAAAGCCCGCAGCTGCCAAGAAGCCCAAAACTGCTGCAGCAAAGAAGACCGCCGCAAAGAAATCTCCGAAGAAGGCGAAGAAGCCCGCTGCCACAGCCGCTAAGAAGGTGACAAAGAGCCCGAAGAAGGCAACCAAGAGCCCTAAGAAAGCAAAGAAGCCTGCGGCTCCTAAGAAAGCAGCAAAGAGCCCTAAAAAGGCGAAGGTTGCGAAGCCCAAGACGGCGAAGCCTAAAGCAGCCAAGCCTAAAAAGGCTGCACCCAAAAAGAAGTAA
- the LOC129431955 gene encoding histone H2B-like produces MPEPAKPAPKKGSKKAVTKSAAKSGKKRKRSRKESYAIYVYKVLKQVHPDTGISSKAMGIMNSFVNDIFERIAGESSRLAHYNKRSTITSREIQTAVRLLLPGELAKHAVSEGTKAVTKYTSSK; encoded by the coding sequence ATGCCTGAGCCAGCAAAGCCCGCGCCCAAGAAGGGCTCAAAGAAAGCCGTCACCAAGAGCGCCGCCAAGAGTGGAAAGAAGCGCAAGAGGTCCAGGAAGGAGAGCTACGCCATCTACGTGTACAAAGTCCTGAAGCAGGTTCATCCCGACACCGGCATTTCTTCAAAGGCGATGGGTATCATGAACTCTTTCGTCAACGACATCTTTGAGCGCATCGCCGGTGAGTCTTCTCGTCTCGCTCACTACAACAAGCGCTCCACCATCACCTCGAGAGAGATCCAGACCGCCGTGCGTCTCCTGCTGCCCGGTGAACTCGCTAAACACGCCGTGTCTGAGGGAACAAAGGCCGTCACCAAATACACGAGCTCCAAGTAA
- the LOC129422832 gene encoding C-type mannose receptor 2-like has protein sequence MYKTWTEAQKYCRENYTDLATVNNINDMNQLIKSVNNSLTSLVWIGLMKSSVYKWKWSLGDPVNYTNWYNGDSNGPGQCVYMRDGSWYHQDCNMNMRFICYNESSKGFIIDGSSVSWRDAQIFCRQHHTDLISVRNQTENQQIQKIMNDKNISEVWIGLFSDSWEWSDKSESGFRYWRSDQPDNVGGSEYCTAVSVTDQDQWNDVHCSFSQTFVCHEDNLILIQMNLSWSEALRYCRENHVDLVSVDSEEIQRWVTDVTDESSTDAVWMGLHYYCQMNLWIWIPGEAVCYQNWAPGNETAVNDCDHEVKSGAVQYGDHRWISLPQSHKLNFICIRKDKK, from the exons ATGTATAAGACCTGGACTGAAGCTCAGAAATACTGCAGAGAAAACTACACAGATCTGGCCACAGTCAACAACATCAACGACATGAATCAACTGATTAAGAGTGTGAATAACAGTCTGACTAGTCTTGTCTGGATTGGACTGATGAAATCAAGTGTTTATAAATGGAAGTGGTCTCTGGGTGATCCTGTGAATTATACAAACTGGTATAATGGAGACTCAAATGGTCCAGGTCAGTGTGTTTATATGAGAGATGGATCATGGTATCATCAGGACTGTAATATGAATATGAGATTCATCTGCTACAATG AGAGCAGTAAAGGATTCATCATTGATGGTTCTTCAGTATCATGGAGAGACGCTCAGATCTTCTGCAGACAGCATCATACTGATCTGATCAGTGTGAGGAATCAGACTGAGAATCAACAGATTCAGAAGATCATGAATGACAAAAACATATCTGAAGTCTGGATTGGTCTGTTCAGTGACTCATGGGAGTGGTCAGATAAAAGTGAATCTGGATTCAGATACTGGAGGTCTGATCAACCTGATAATGTTGGTGGTTCTGAGTATTGTACAGCAGTCAGTGTGACAGATCAGGATCAATGGAATGATGTACATTGCAGTTTCTCTCAGACCTTTGTGTGTCATGAAG ATAATCTGATATTGATCCAGATGAATCTGAGCTGGTCTGAAGCTCTGAGATACTGCAGAGAGAATCATGTGGATCTGGTTTCAGTTGATTCAGAGGAGATTCAGCGCTGGGTGACAGACGTGACTGATGAGTCCTCTACTGACGCCGTGTGGATGGGGTTACACTATTACTGCCAAATGAACCTCTGGATCTGGATACCAGGAGAGGCCGTGTGCTATCAGAATTGGGCTCCCGGGAACGAAACAGCAGTGAACGACTGTGACCAtgaagtgaaatctggagcagTTCAGTATGGAGATCATCGCTGGATCAGCCTTCCTCAATCTCACAAACTCAACTTCATCTGCATcagaaaagataaaaaataa
- the LOC129431929 gene encoding histone H3, whose translation MARTKQTARKSTGGKAPRKQLATKAARKSAPATGGVKKPHRYRPGTVALREIRRYQKSTELLIRKLPFQRLVREIAQDFKTDLRFQSSAVMALQESSEAYLVGLFEDTNLCAIHAKRVTIMPKDIQLARRIRGERA comes from the coding sequence ATGGCAAGAACCAAGCAGACAGCTCGTAAATCTACCGGAGGCAAAGCCCCAAGGAAACAGCTCGCTACTAAAGCTGCCCGTAAGAGCGCCCCGGCCACCGGTGGAGTGAAGAAGCCTCATCGTTACAGGCCCGGCACCGTGGCTCTGAGAGAGATCCGCCGTTATCAGAAGTCAACCGAGCTGCTGATCCGCAAACTTCCCTTCCAGCGTCTGGTGAGAGAAATCGCTCAGGACTTCAAGACGGATCTGCGCTTCCAGAGCTCTGCTGTCATGGCCCTGCAGGAGTCCAGTGAGGCTTACTTGGTCGGTCTGTTCGAGGACACCAACCTGTGCGCCATCCACGCCAAGAGAGTCACCATCATGCCCAAAGACATCCAGCTGGCCCGCCGTATCCGCGGAGAGCGCGCTTAA
- the LOC129431971 gene encoding histone H2A-like produces MSGRGKTGGKARAKAKTRSSRAGLQFPVGRVHRLLRKGNYAERVGAGAPVYLAAVLEYLTAEILELAGNAARDNKKTRIIPRHLQLAVRNDEELNKLLGGVTIAQGGVLPNIQAVLLPKKTEKPAKTK; encoded by the coding sequence ATGAGCGGTAGAGGTAAAACCGGCGGTAAGGCGAGAGCGAAGGCCAAGACTCGCTCATCCAGAGCTGGACTGCAGTTCCCCGTCGGTCGTGTTCACAGACTTCTCCGTAAAGGCAACTATGCTGAGCGTGTCGGTGCCGGTGCTCCCGTCTATCTGGCCGCAGTGCTCGAGTATCTGACCGCTGAGATTCTGGAGTTGGCCGGAAACGCCGCTCGTGACAACAAGAAGACTCGCATCATTCCCCGTCATCTGCAGCTGGCGGTGCGCAATGACGAGGAGCTGAACAAACTTCTGGGCGGTGTGACCATCGCTCAGGGCGGCGTGCTGCCCAACATCCAGGCTGTGCTGTTGCCCAAGAAGACCGAGAAGCCCGCCAAGACCAAATAA
- the LOC129432131 gene encoding macrophage mannose receptor 1-like, translated as MSQTLYFSVLLIALCSLSECIQRRYHHINMMKHGTAAMLHCTKNYRDLATVNNMNDMNQLMKSVNNSLTSLVWIGLSRLSGYKWKWSLGDPVKYTNWFNGDSNGSGQCAYMRDGSWYHQDCNMNKRFICYNDNLILIKMNLSWSEALRYCRENHVDLVSVDSEEIQFMVTKVIHQSSTDAVWMGLHYYCQMNLWIWIRGEVVCYQNWAPGNETKLMNCNTEHRAGAVQSRGDNRWISLPPSHKLNFICIKKE; from the exons ATGTCTCAAACTTTATATTTCAGCGTTCTTCTCATCG CTCTCTGTTCATTATCTGAATGCATTCAGCGCCGCTATCACCACATAAACATGATGAAGCACGGCACTGCTGCTATGTTACACTGCACAAAGAACTACAGAGATCTGGCCACAGTCAACAACATGAATGACATGAATCAACTGATGAAGAGTGTGAATAACAGTCTGACTAGTCTTGTTTGGATTGGACTGAGTAGATTAAGTGGTTATAAATGGAAGTGGTCTCTTGGTGATCCTGTGAAATATACAAACTGGTTTAATGGAGACTCAAATGGTTCAGGTCAGTGTGCTTATATGAGAGATGGATCATGGTATCATCAGGACTGTAATATGAACAAGAGATTCATCTGCTACAATG ATAATCTGATATTGATCAAGATGAATCTGAGCTGGTCTGAAGCTCTGAGATACTGCAGAGAGAATCATGTGGATCTGGTTTCAGTTGATTCAGAGGAGATTCAGTTCATGGTGACTAAAGTGATTCATCAGTCCTCTACTGACGCCGTGTGGATGGGGTTACACTATTACTGCCAAATGAACCTCTGGATCTGGATACGAGGAGAGGTCGTGTGCTATCAGAATTGGGCTCCCGGGAACGAAACAAAACTGATGAACTGCAACACTGAACACAGAGCTGGAGCAGTTCAGTCTAGAGGAGATAATCGCTGGATCAGCCTTCCTCCATCTCACAAACTCAACTTCATCTGCATCAAAAAAGAATAA
- the LOC141363706 gene encoding histone H4 — MSGRGKGGKGLGKGGAKRHRKVLRDNIQGITKPAIRRLARRGGVKRISGLIYEETRGVLKVFLENVIRDAVTYTEHAKRKTVTAMDVVYALKRQGRTLYGFGG; from the coding sequence ATGTCTGGAAGAGGTAAAGGCGGTAAAGGACTCGGAAAAGGAGGCGCTAAGCGTCATCGTAAGGTTCTGCGTGATAACATTCAGGGTATCACCAAACCCGCCATCCGTCGTCTCGCTCGCCGTGGTGGTGTCAAGCGTATCTCCGGTCTTATCTACGAGGAGACCCGCGGTGTGTTGAAGGTGTTTCTGGAGAATGTTATCCGTGACGCCGTCACTTACACCGAACACGCCAAGAGAAAGACTGTTACCGCTATGGATGTCGTGTACGCGCTGAAGAGACAGGGACGCACACTGTACGGTTTCGGAGGTTAA